The sequence ACAGCCATTGATCCCCGCTTTGGAACCATGGCTGATTGTGACAAACTCATCAAAGAAATCCATAAACGTAAGATGAAGATTGTTCTGGATATGGTGATGAACCATACCTCAGACAAACACCCATGGTTTTTGGAATCCAAATCATCCAAAGAGAATCCCAAACGAGATTTTTATATCTGGCGAAAGGGTTCCAAAAAGAAACCAAACAATTGGATTTCTATGGTGGGAACTTCTGGTTGGAATTATGATGAGACAACGGATGAATCTTACTATAGCAATTTTTTATCTTTCCAACCAGACTTGAATTATCGTAACCCCAAGGTCAAAAAAACAATGTTTGGGGTTCTTGACTTTTGGCTTAGTAAGGGAGTGGATGGATTTCGACTGGATATCTTTAATTCCATTTATAAAGATGAAAGTTTTCGCGACAATCCTTCTAGTTTAAGATTTTTTCCAACACCAGATAACCATGATGAGGCGTTCTTTCAAAAGAAACTATACAATCTAAATTTACCTGAATCGTTTCAGTTTGCCAAAGAAGTTCGTAAACATATATCCAAATACAAACAAAAACCTTTTCTGATTGGGGAAGTAAGTGGTTCTGATTCCGTTCTGAAATCTTTTTTGGGAGAAAAAGCAGATGGCCTGAGCCTTGTCTTTCAGTTTGAACTAATTCATTTTAAATACCAAGCTAAGTTTTTTAAAGATCTTTTGGAAAAAAATGAAAAGGAATTTCCAACACCTCTGACACCCACTTATGTTTTGGGAAACCATGACCAAAGGAGGTTCATTGATAGGTTAGGTGGAGATGTGAAAAAAGCAAAAATTCTTTCCGCTTTTCAGTTTTTAGCAAGAGGAATTCCTGTTGTCTATTACGGAGATGAAATTGGAAGGAAAGAAGGTCGGATATCTAATTTTTTTGGAAAAGATCCAATTGCAAAAATGAACCGGTTTGTGCCTTTGTTTTTATCTAATTTACTTGAGATCTATATCAATAGAGACAATTGTCGTCTGCCCATGTTATGGGATGAAACAGATGGGGCCGGATTTTCAAAAGGGAAACCATGGTTACCAGTTGGGAAATTTAAACCATCTGAATCGGTAAAGGTTCAGAAAACAGTGGAAGATTCTTTATGGAATCATTATAGACAATTATTTCATTTAAGAAAGAGTTCTCGTATTTTAAAAGAAGGAAGTATCAAAACAAAAACGACAAACCATGTGGATCTACTTTGTTTTGAAAGGATTCTTGGTAAAAAAGTTGTGACGGTATTTTTAAACTTTGGAGAAAATCAAATCGAGGAACTCCTCCCGAAGGGAAGTCAGTTATTGTATCAATTTGGAGGAGTAGAGGTCAAAGGGGAAAGGATTTATTTGAAGGAACACTCTGGGTTTGTGTTTGAAACCTAAATTAAGGAAGTAAATGTCCGTTTAAGTTTAGAATTTTTAAGATTTTAAAAACTTGTGGATTGACATTGATCAGAAACAAACTAACACCTTGTTTCCGATAGACCATTTTTTTGTAGAGAAGGAGTCCTAGAACCGAAGAGGACACTTCTTCTACATTGGAAAAATCCAAGTAAAGGGAAGTGACTCCCTTTTGGAAAATACTCGTCATATCTTCTTCTAAACTTGCCGCAGAGTATAAGTCCAAATGGTTGGACTCAATGCGATAACAATTTTCCTCTACAGTTTTTGTGACCATGTTTTCCCTCACAAAATAATGGACGGTAAAAGAAAAAAATACCTGAGAGTTTGAAAAAGAAAAACGAATCGAAATATTTTTTATATCTCAATTTTTTTCGAATCCAACCTAAAGTTTTACTTATGGATGGATATGTGAATTTCTTCTTTTCGATCTGAATTGGAAAGAGTGACTAGACCTCCACTGGTTCCATTTGATAGAAATCAAATCCCAAATAAAATAAAAGATCACACCAGAATCTAATTTCGATTGTCCCCAAGTGCGTAGTCCAAAGGTATAACCCACTTCTGCAATTTTTTCAGTCCGAACAGAACCTAAAATTTCAAAAAGAATTTTATAACCACGAGGGTGAAGTTTTCCTTTGGTTTCTAAATAAATTGATTTTCTGATTCCAAAAAATCCACTCATAGGATCGGAAATGGGAACAGGGAATAACCATTCAGAAATCTTAGTTGCAAACTGACTTGCCAACTTTCTAAAAATAGGGAAGTTTCCGTATCCACCATCAGAACTTCTTCTTGTGGCAACAACGATATCGTTTTCATTTAAGAGGCGGATGACATCCGGAATTTTTGTATAGTCATGTTGGAAATCGGCATCGACCACTACTAAATTTTCGCCTTCTGCTTTTCCATACCCGTAAGTGACAGCAGAACTAAGACCTCTTTCTGTTGTACGAACAAAGGGTTTGATCCTTTTGTCGTATTCAGCAAGAACTTTAGCAACTTCAAAGGTTCCATCTGGAGAGTTATCGTCCACAATCACGATTTCAAAATCCATGGATTCCTTTTCTAGAATTTTAGAAATGGTTTCTGCACAGTTTTTGATATTACCGGCTTCGTTATACGTTGGGAGAATGATACTTGTTTTATTTTGCATGACTGGTCATTTAACTTCTTTTGTTTTTAAAAAAGCCCCTTTGTTTGATTTTTGATACATAACTCGCCACTAGTGCAGGATTCAGCAATGGCCTTGGAACATCCCGCAAACATTTGATATTGTTTGGTGCAAAGAATCTCACAAGCAAACTGATACATCTTCGGATCTTGTGCTTTCTTTTGGTCTTCTGATAGACAAAGACTTGCTTTCTCGCAAAGCAATTTACATTCGCTCGATTGTTCGACCTTTGCTTTCTGTCCGAATTTAGGAGCATTGTCTTTGGAGATGTCCCAAAGAGAAACAATGGCGAGTAGGAGAAGAAGGATTCCGTATTTTTTCATAGATTCCCTCTTTTATTCCAAACGTTTACTTCTGATTGAAAGGAACGTTTATCCATCTTTAAGATGGCACGAATGGCTCGGCCAGAATCTAGAGATAGATGGCTTTTCCATTGAAACCAAGAACTAACCTTTTCCCAATCTTCTGTGATTATTGTTGATTCACTAAAATTAATTAAGACTTTGGAACTTGGGCAGGTTTCTTTGTAAGTCAGAGGCAATGCAAAACTTACTTTAGTATTTTTTAGTTTGTTTTGTACGTCCATGGCAGTCCATGGATTTTCTGCGATCACACAAATTTCTTTTCCCTCTGCGACTATGTTCTGTTTTGTGATATCAGGATCAGACATTGGTTTTAAAAGAAAAGCCATAGTGATCGGAACTAAAAACAGTTGGGGAACTAAGGTTCCATAAAATTTTACTTTTTTGTTTATATTTGTAGGAATGATACTCAGTGTAACAATGATTCCTAAAAGCGAAATTGCAAATAAGAGAGGTAATCTTAACACTACTGCTATTGCTATAAATAGAAAATAGATGATAGGGATAGAGTATTGATTGAATCGAGAAAGGATGAGTGTTTCCCAGTTTGTTTTTCTCATTGCAGGAAGTAAAAATAACAATGCAACAAATGGAGTTACATAATAGGGATCTTTTCTATTGGGCATTAGATGGAAAATGGTAACGAAAAGTAGAAAAACCAAGGCAACCATCACCAAAGATTGATTTTTTACTTTCGAAGATTTTTTTAAACTAAGCCAAAGAATATGTAAAATGGGAATGGTGAATGGGATTGTATATAAAAGCCATCCACCCCAAATTCTCAAACCGGATTGGTTAGCAGCATAAAATTTCCCCATATTTTCTGTAATGAAGAAAAACCGTAATAACTCTTTTCCTGAATTTGCAAATACATATAAATAAGAAATCCAAAGGATAGGTATGATGAAAGAAAACCCAAATGCTAAGAGGGTTGATCTTTCTTCTTTTAAGGGTAGGAAGGAAATTTTGAACTTACCTTTTCTCACACGAACCATTCTGATGTATAGGAAACTTAACAAAAATAGAACGATGTAGATATGAAGGATCGGGCCTTTTAGTAGATACCCAAATCCAACAAAAAAACTTCCTAACGAAACATAAGTTAAGTTCCTTTTTTTCTTAGAGAGGTAAAAGAAAAATATATAAAGCAAGGTAAAAAACACCATTGCCCCTTCCATCATCAGAAGTCCGAAAAATTTGAGTGAGAGAAATGAAAATGCAAAAATGAGAGTCGCTAGTTTTGTTTCTCTTTCTGATTTACTGAGGTCAAAGTAAAGTTTGTAGAAAAGAGTCAAAGTCCCAATCCCAAACAAAAAAGAAACCAGACGTTCTGATAAATAACTGACACCAAAAATTCGGTCAAAGAAGATTCCTAACCAAAATAGAAGCGGTGGTTTGTAAGGATTGGGTAGGCCAGACAAAACGGGAAGGGTGTAACTTCCGGCTTCCAAACTTTCCCTAACGGAGCGGATGTGCATGATCTCGTCCCCTTGTGGGAAGGCTAGGTCGGGAACACCAAGGGAGATGGCGTAAACTGCAGACAGAATGACGACAACAGCAAAGAACATTTCTACCCCTTATGTCCATAACAAAGATACTGACTAGTCAGTCAATGTTTTTGCCTAAAAATTGTTCGATGGATTTTTTCTAAAGAAGAGAAAAATTTGTAACAGAACAGTGTTTGAATTCGTCCTGCAAAAAAAGGGATTTGGTTTTGGGAATCGGTCTCAAATTCCGAAGTGTTTTGTGGGATGAGTGTTCGGCGAAATTGACTAAGTGTTCTTTTTTGGGTTTGTTTTAACGAACGAGGCACTGTTTATTTATGATCTTCTTTTTTGTTAGGGAAGATCTATATACATCTCTATTTAAATACGATTTTATCTGATGTTATTGGTTTACCTCTTTATATTAAAACAAAGTCGATAAAGGGAATGCATTGTGATCTATAAGTTGATATTTACAACAGGAAGTAATTAAGGTTAAACTATATTAATTTTATTTTTGCGCAGACTTCTGTGTTTAAAATCAAAAAAAGTTATTTTTTAATTAATAAAATTAAGTTTATGATGACTTGTATTAATAAAAGTGTAAATATAGAACCACCAATTCCGTAAATAATCTTGGTTTGATCTTCTAATTCTCCAATACGAAAGCTATTGATAATGAAATAAGCTTCAGCATTGGATGGTAAATAAACAAAATCCTTTTCTTTATCGGGTGTCTGTTTCACTGTTTTCAAAGTTGCCACTTGTTTTGGTAATTCTTCGTCATGCAGTAGTTTTCCAGAAAGTTCTGTATATCTTTCTTTTATTATGGGATTTGTTCTCCAGCGCGCATAGGCATCACTATAATAAGGGAATGCCGACTTATACTGTTTTTTTGAATAAAGATCTTCACCTTTAGCAATCCATAATTCAGTTTCTAACAGTTCTAGTTTGGTTTGGTCTATTTTCGAATTTTGGAATTTACCAAGAAGATCACCTGCTTCTGAAAATTTCTTTTCTTTTAGGCTATGTCTGTAGAGAAAAATATCTTCTTCGGAGATTGAAATAGATTCTGCTGATAGATACGAACTAACGAGAAAGATACAAAATATAAAAATCTTTTTCATGTTTACCTGCTCAAAATAACTGCTTTATGGCCGAAGCGACTTCTTGGCATATTGAGGGTTTCTGGAACCCAAGGGTTTCCGCCAGGGTTCGCTAAATCTAAAGAGTAAACTTGGTCGATTGGTAAATTGAATTCCGAAGCACCACCCAAAAGGTATAGTTTTCTTTTTTCATATGAGATTTCCATGGCTGGATAATAGAGTGCTATTGGTGTATTCGAACCTGTAACGAAGGCGTTAGATGCATTCCCTAAATAAGAATATTCAAAACGATTTGAATTAGTTACCGCGGTCACAGGTTGTGAAATATTTGTTCCTGTGGAACCTCCTGCAACAAACAAAGTAGGAGTATCTGTTGGATACGGATCAGTGGAAATCGGTCTATAACAAGCATATCCAGAACCATGTCGAGCTAATGAAATAGATGCTTCAATTTTACCTGAGGTTGAATTGAGTGATGGAGCATAAGCATCCGTTGTTGCATAAGCTAGCCCATCAGAATAGAATCTTCCGCCAGTAAAAACTAAACTTCCATTGTACGTGCATCCAGCCATATCGATACGAGGGAAAATATTTGTACTAGATAACAAACTAACCCAAGTTCCAGTCGTTCCGATACTGGGGTAAAACTTGTAAATCGTATTAAAGATGGTTCCTGTGGTCATGTCACTGGTAGTTGTGCCACCTAGTATGACTATCTCTTCATCAAAGGAACCGATGACACCACCTTGTAATGTTGATGGCATATCAGATAGATTTTTATTCCAAGTATTAGTGATTGGATCGTAAGCCTCAACCAATCGACTCATTGTGTAAACTGCTCCGTTTTTAACCATTCCGCCAATTACATAGATTTTGTTTTTGAAAGATACGATTTGAGCATTTAGTCTTGGGGTTGGAACGGTGGTAACAGCAGGGTGCCATATATTTTCCACTGGATCGAAATAGTCGATTTCACTGACTGCATTTTTATCGGAACCAATACCCCCAATGATCCAAATACTCCGACGGAAAATGACTGCATTGTCTGAAAGAGTTTTAAATGTAGAGGGAATACCTATTCCGATTTCTTTTGTACCACAGGAAGGAACATATCTATATTCTGAATCGGTAATTAAGTTGGATAGGGCAACCGCATGAACTTCGTTATCCAAAAAGGATGTATCTACATTATTGTAATTAGGACCAGTTGTCACAAGAAACCCTGGAACTTTACCTGAACATTTCCAGCTAACAATTGCCGAATTGGTAGAAATGCCTGAAACCACTTGCCATTCAATTTTGGCAGTATTTGCTTTTCCTCCGTCGGAGAGGGAGTTTGAGCAATTATAAATAAAACTAGTGATAATGATTGATAATAAAAAGAGGTGATTCTTCATTAGAAATTAATTCCTCCTGATATTTCGAGTCCGGAACCACAATGGATTTTTTCTATTTCGAAAAAACATAAGTTCTTCCAGCCAATCCTATAGAATGAAGGACCGTATTTGAGTCCTTGCCAACCTAGTTCAAGATATGCGGAAGGATTGGAGCCTATTTTCGCGTTGTTTTGATCAAAGCGATAGGAAAGAGAAGACATTCCTATTCCTACAATTCCATAAAAATCTAATAAAGGATTTGAGTTAAAAGTCTTGGATTGGTGGAGGTAGACGTATCCCGATTGCGATGTGACTTCTTTGATTGGACCCGTAGATTGTAAATACTCGAATTTAAATCCTAATTGATACGTATTTTTAAACCGTAAAAATGCAGGTTCAGTGAAGATCGAAAGTCCATAAAGAGGTGGAGTTTGGTTGCCAAGCGGAGGAAATAATGGCAGGTAGGTGAAACTCCCACCAATCCTTGTTTGGTTGTCTAGTTTGTCATTTGCTAAATAGACAATTGGAAACTCTGGACGTTCGTCGACTATTGGGATATCGTTCTTAATTTCATTCTTGTTTATAGTCAAAAAACCGAGTTCCGACTTAATGATCACCTCATCTTTGTTTTTGTCTGCAATGGTTCCTTTGATCACGCTTCCATTTTTTAGGGATAAAATTGCAATTTTGTAAGAATGATTTGTTTGCCCCTTGTTAGATAAATCATAATATTCTAAATCTTTTTTTGGAATTTTGTATTCAGAACCTTTAAAACGAACAACAAGCATACGTTCGTCTTCGTATACGAATTCGGTATGAAAAACTTCTCCATTGGGAAATCGTAGTTCGGCAGCATCCAGGAAGTAGGTGGAAATGCATAAATTAAGGATAATGAATATTGTTAGATAAGGAAATTTA is a genomic window of Leptospira brenneri containing:
- a CDS encoding LA_3334 family protein, coding for MKHIKFPYLTIFIILNLCISTYFLDAAELRFPNGEVFHTEFVYEDERMLVVRFKGSEYKIPKKDLEYYDLSNKGQTNHSYKIAILSLKNGSVIKGTIADKNKDEVIIKSELGFLTINKNEIKNDIPIVDERPEFPIVYLANDKLDNQTRIGGSFTYLPLFPPLGNQTPPLYGLSIFTEPAFLRFKNTYQLGFKFEYLQSTGPIKEVTSQSGYVYLHQSKTFNSNPLLDFYGIVGIGMSSLSYRFDQNNAKIGSNPSAYLELGWQGLKYGPSFYRIGWKNLCFFEIEKIHCGSGLEISGGINF
- a CDS encoding ArnT family glycosyltransferase; protein product: MFFAVVVILSAVYAISLGVPDLAFPQGDEIMHIRSVRESLEAGSYTLPVLSGLPNPYKPPLLFWLGIFFDRIFGVSYLSERLVSFLFGIGTLTLFYKLYFDLSKSERETKLATLIFAFSFLSLKFFGLLMMEGAMVFFTLLYIFFFYLSKKKRNLTYVSLGSFFVGFGYLLKGPILHIYIVLFLLSFLYIRMVRVRKGKFKISFLPLKEERSTLLAFGFSFIIPILWISYLYVFANSGKELLRFFFITENMGKFYAANQSGLRIWGGWLLYTIPFTIPILHILWLSLKKSSKVKNQSLVMVALVFLLFVTIFHLMPNRKDPYYVTPFVALLFLLPAMRKTNWETLILSRFNQYSIPIIYFLFIAIAVVLRLPLLFAISLLGIIVTLSIIPTNINKKVKFYGTLVPQLFLVPITMAFLLKPMSDPDITKQNIVAEGKEICVIAENPWTAMDVQNKLKNTKVSFALPLTYKETCPSSKVLINFSESTIITEDWEKVSSWFQWKSHLSLDSGRAIRAILKMDKRSFQSEVNVWNKRGNL
- a CDS encoding kelch repeat-containing protein, which codes for MKNHLFLLSIIITSFIYNCSNSLSDGGKANTAKIEWQVVSGISTNSAIVSWKCSGKVPGFLVTTGPNYNNVDTSFLDNEVHAVALSNLITDSEYRYVPSCGTKEIGIGIPSTFKTLSDNAVIFRRSIWIIGGIGSDKNAVSEIDYFDPVENIWHPAVTTVPTPRLNAQIVSFKNKIYVIGGMVKNGAVYTMSRLVEAYDPITNTWNKNLSDMPSTLQGGVIGSFDEEIVILGGTTTSDMTTGTIFNTIYKFYPSIGTTGTWVSLLSSTNIFPRIDMAGCTYNGSLVFTGGRFYSDGLAYATTDAYAPSLNSTSGKIEASISLARHGSGYACYRPISTDPYPTDTPTLFVAGGSTGTNISQPVTAVTNSNRFEYSYLGNASNAFVTGSNTPIALYYPAMEISYEKRKLYLLGGASEFNLPIDQVYSLDLANPGGNPWVPETLNMPRSRFGHKAVILSR
- a CDS encoding polyprenol monophosphomannose synthase; protein product: MQNKTSIILPTYNEAGNIKNCAETISKILEKESMDFEIVIVDDNSPDGTFEVAKVLAEYDKRIKPFVRTTERGLSSAVTYGYGKAEGENLVVVDADFQHDYTKIPDVIRLLNENDIVVATRRSSDGGYGNFPIFRKLASQFATKISEWLFPVPISDPMSGFFGIRKSIYLETKGKLHPRGYKILFEILGSVRTEKIAEVGYTFGLRTWGQSKLDSGVIFYFIWDLISIKWNQWRSSHSFQFRSKRRNSHIHP
- a CDS encoding alpha-glucosidase — its product is MENKMEWWKQTSIYQIYPWSFQDSNGDGIGDLPGILGRLDEIQELGVETIWFSPFYRSPGEDFGYDISDYTAIDPRFGTMADCDKLIKEIHKRKMKIVLDMVMNHTSDKHPWFLESKSSKENPKRDFYIWRKGSKKKPNNWISMVGTSGWNYDETTDESYYSNFLSFQPDLNYRNPKVKKTMFGVLDFWLSKGVDGFRLDIFNSIYKDESFRDNPSSLRFFPTPDNHDEAFFQKKLYNLNLPESFQFAKEVRKHISKYKQKPFLIGEVSGSDSVLKSFLGEKADGLSLVFQFELIHFKYQAKFFKDLLEKNEKEFPTPLTPTYVLGNHDQRRFIDRLGGDVKKAKILSAFQFLARGIPVVYYGDEIGRKEGRISNFFGKDPIAKMNRFVPLFLSNLLEIYINRDNCRLPMLWDETDGAGFSKGKPWLPVGKFKPSESVKVQKTVEDSLWNHYRQLFHLRKSSRILKEGSIKTKTTNHVDLLCFERILGKKVVTVFLNFGENQIEELLPKGSQLLYQFGGVEVKGERIYLKEHSGFVFET
- a CDS encoding STAS domain-containing protein, whose amino-acid sequence is MVTKTVEENCYRIESNHLDLYSAASLEEDMTSIFQKGVTSLYLDFSNVEEVSSSVLGLLLYKKMVYRKQGVSLFLINVNPQVFKILKILNLNGHLLP